One genomic region from Magallana gigas chromosome 3, xbMagGiga1.1, whole genome shotgun sequence encodes:
- the LOC136273599 gene encoding sterile alpha motif domain-containing protein 9-like: protein MNSEQRLKIQLNFTNLVDGLLVDEITDNLFTESVIEHDDLQRVHAEKTDRDKASCLINILITSGNSFEPFLKEVESSRPDLAEKLKQTDVEEELRKEKEERIQFICNVVRKRYRFVEDKSVPEEDMLREITFEYWKTKKKLSEQEIQPSLIECIQKLFPEAIRKKVKKKSKKVWKYCNIDKTELETSEEEEESCTDTESIHAKDEFIATKDKLESSEKHIPPKQFKDLKTPDMKNVLAPYFEKDEIESRFLEVFDREKIDGKVFADCDMDDLDRLFKDMPYGDKKRLFNIKKSILEEESSEGPFRKIAEASCQGIEDTKVMKRDLSIGQNEGDEYDPETKFKEIFRTFDTSAKAVDAYRKHAVFRTSNLFISDLIEPLHCFRHRIEQDQTILMKWIAEETVKFAGACFSDRTNGTIHFGISEICDADGHLEGKVVGLQINQSRFLDLFYEEIKASFYKDQLSIVLQCLRPPQFVKVHHKELSNERDKQLFVVEVDIVPNFSLTTHDTFYLKLKNEKNESVPRIYKFEKNVPKVLVDDDLKAYMAAKIKIANNRKYTEISSLSSNEYENLREQFLNFYTAGNDKLTNDIYPILFLSPLDSAMSEDFVSENFAFLLNIEPSAIFDFHSSLDKKCLYNFVDADLERVVKVYTTDNFDRSSEENANSSDKLNNVLEELRTSQLKPWIFCNGYEPLQKPPLNRLEWKKKRSEGFKEVTRFLQQEIPNERALVIFLIFSKNYDIMLEVAEEVILKFQNQWIAMSENEKLIENWRDELLRRDSVDKKTLKERCIIGLPWRHLNNIVKEVSTSLSMASKCQLPTSAGAFCYLKDKIRNELCDLEILSVNECENHDICKDDDKLEKHRQLVEETFYRGGEVTWWNLHFDDDHVFLRSQQERIQESIEKLLKPKQRVDDTRVPCFKLFHQPGAGGTTTAHHTLWRFRKNNRCAIVRKITDQTCNQIERLRCFEDLDNPKPPVILIDNGDEEKIQDLCSRLEYKARTSGKNDSGTIYCLLFLCVRRANLPLFADTNTVQLKHELSQRELDWLKRKYQSLNERFKNNEGVNPKLLISFNILKENFDAKYIERTVKEFVDSIDVDQEIKLIKYLSLINSYDIDFQSVPLSAFDPLMAERKDNVIISMGSVTGMRKRTSNLRRNWEHTLRQSTEVLLNRNARVLTGGQALSIISKLFAKAILDYIVGKENVSIGKVMIECLCCPMFIVENASTRMLKRIIQDVLKKREFTADQKKEMFSPMILEIAEKEGKDIAAEVLEMGYNKTKDPMLAQQIARFYIHVANWGKAEHYAKEAVKSKPENSYLWDTYGQIYKKRLTERYKNCIANDTPPTDSEMKDFIELAMKGMANFTKEQTVSENSNFGRENDAGYFGEVRLIVQLLDLLNLWFPDEDKTELHAYLVNLDNPAIFQHFSEESRSFLKNLYSRSEKTMQVIEDKLAQLKNEREGEIFTQNAGYNPRQELVQLRENLDNYLGEQTSEIPDNLSPEATASFIRRRIKRIGGRSCSSILDLRSSPDGENRLDEMSSKLMKNIDSRFSNAYDYVTLITVTLVKQMTNKTFPEEDFRNLVEWSKIGYEMTLRLREDERPQLEAFMYFVMIHWPTESKRKFKLCPVETVEEAIKRWKQAFYKIHSKQKDEAHSFRRRVTTYYFLGKGNNSKEIVYYKDLKCKQPNLDGEAMWRSKPVKDKLQQLRGTLLSDGWEIMYPFVSKAGNTSSIKVMNSYPSPKSLWQKSVVFYLGFSWSGPKAYIQIDLTPSEGEEQSYKRPVMLCSNIQLEGPVLKQGNSGKQKKTDWQDVATHEAYLQSLRKINAELKEIESFKTKKKYTQKQREQINKEKRLLEERKDLVLRRCEFVDRSNVENS from the exons CTGGAAGTACTGCAACATTGACAAAACAGAATTAGAAACATCTGAAGAGGAAGAAGAAAGCTGTACAGACACTG AATCAATCCATGCAAAAGATGAATTTATCGCTACAAAAGATAAACTGGAGAGCAGTGAGAAACATATTCCTCCAAAGCAATTTAAAGATTTGAAGACGCctgatatgaaaaatgttttggcaccttattttgaaaaagatgaaATAGAAAGTAGGTTTTTGGAGGTCTTTGATCGAGAAAAAATTGATGGAAAAGTATTTGCAGATTGTGATATGGATGACCTTGATAGGTTGTTTAAAGATATGCCATATGGAGACAAAAAAAGacttttcaatattaaaaaatccaTCTTAGAAGAAGAGTCATCAGAAGGCCCGTTTCGTAAAATTGCAGAAGCTTCTTGTCAGGGTATCGAAGACACTAAAGTAATGAAAAGAGATTTATCTATAGGTCAGAATGAAGGAGATGAATATGACCCCGAGACAAAGTTTAAGGAAATATTTCGGACTTTTGATACTTCAGCAAAAGCAGTCGATGCTTACAGAAAACATGCGGTTTTCAGAACAAGCAATTTGTTCATATCAGATTTGATAGAACCCTTACATTGTTTTCGACATAGAATTGAGCAAGACCAAACAATACTAATGAAATGGATTGCAGAGGAGACAGTTAAATTTGCTGGTGCATGTTTTTCGGATCGCACAAATGGAACAATACACTTTGGAATATCAGAAATTTGTGATGCAGATGGTCATCTAGAGGGAAAAGTGGTTGGATTGCAAATAAACCAGTCTAGATTTCTTGATCTGTTTTATGAAGAAATTAAAGCATCCTTTTACAAGGACCAGCTAAGCATTGTGCTACAATGTTTAAGACCACCTCAGTTTGTCAAAGTACACCACAAAGAGCTTTCCAACGAACGTGATAAACAACTGTTTGTAGTTGAAGTTGATATTGTACCAAATTTCAGCTTGACAACTCATGACACTTTCTACTTGAAGttgaaaaatgagaaaaatgaaAGTGTTCCAAGgatttacaaatttgaaaaaaatgttccaAAGGTTTTGGTCGATGATGACTTGAAAGCTTACATGgcagcaaaaattaaaattgcaaacAACAGAAAATACACAGAAATAAGCTCATTATCGTCAAACGAGTATGAAAATTTGCGAGAACAATTTCTCAATTTCTATACTGCCGGAAATGACAAACTTACAAATGATATATATCCCATTCTCTTTCTCAGTCCATTAGATAGTGCAATGAGTGAAGATTTTGTTTCTGAAAATTTTGCATTCTTGCTTAATATAGAGCCATCTGCgatatttgattttcattcaagcttggataaaaaatgtttgtacaaCTTTGTTGATGCAGATCTAGAAAGAGTAGTAAAAGTGTATACTACTGACAATTTTGACAGAAGCAGTGAAGAAAATGCTAACAGTTCTGACAAGCTAAACAATGTTCTTGAAGAGTTGAGAACAAGTCAATTGAAACCATGGATATTTTGTAATGGGTATGAACCTCTGCAGAAACCACCATTAAATAGGCTGGAatggaaaaagaaaagaagtgAAGGCTTTAAGGAAGTTACACGATTTCTTCAACAAGAAATTCCAAATGAAAGAGCTCTTGttatatttctcattttttcaaaaaactatGACATCATGCTTGAAGTAGCAGAAGAAGTAATccttaaatttcaaaatcaatggaTTGCAATGTCAGAGAACGAAAAACTGATAGAAAACTGGCGCGATGAGCTACTGCGAAGAGACAGTGTTGACAAGAAAACTTTGAAAGAGAGATGCATTATTGGATTACCTTGGAGGCATTTAAATAACATTGTAAAAGAAGTCAGTACATCTTTGTCCATGGCATCAAAATGTCAACTACCAACATCGGCAGGTGCATTTTGTTACTTAAAAGACAAAATTAGGAATGAATTGTGTGATCTAGAAATTCTCAGTGTAAATGAATGCGAAAATCATGACATTTGTAAGGATGATGATAAACTTGAAAAGCACCGACAGCTAGTAGAAGAAACGTTTTATCGAGGAGGAGAAGTGACTTGGTGGAACCTACACTTTGACGATGATCATGTGTTTCTGCGATCACAACAAGAAAGAATCCAAGAAAGCATTGAAAAGTTACTGAAACCCAAACAAAGAGTTGATGACACTCGTGTTCCTTGTTTTAAACTATTCCACCAACCAGGGGCCGGTGGAACCACTACAGCCCATCATACGCTGTGGCGTTTTAGAAAAAACAACAGATGTGCAATAGTAAGAAAAATTACAGATCAAACTTGTAATCAGATAGAGAGACTAAGATGCTTTGAAGATCTGGACAATCCGAAGCCTCCGgtcattttaattgataatgGTGACGAAGAAAAGATACAGGACTTATGTTCTCGGCTTGAATACAAAGCAAGAACAAGTGGCAAAAATGATTCGGGAACAATTTATTGCCTTTTATTTCTTTGTGTGAGGCGAGCAAACCTTCCTTTGTTTGCCGACACTAACACAGTTCAACTAAAGCATGAATTGTCCCAAAGAGAATTGGATTGGCTAAAAAGAAAATACCAGTCATTGAATGAAAGGTTTAAGAACAACGAAGGGGTGAATCCAAAACTCCTCATATcgtttaacattttgaaagaaaattttgacGCAAAGTACATTGAACGTACAGTTAAAGAATTTGTTGATAGCATTGACGTTGATCAAGAGATAAaactcattaaatatttgtCTCTGATTAATTCTTATGATATTGACTTTCAATCTGTACCACTGAGTGCATTTGATCCACTGATGGCCGAAAGAAAAGACAATGTCATAATTTCGATGGGCAGTGTGACTGGGATGCGAAAGAGGACATCAAACCTGCGAAGGAATTGGGAACACACTTTACGTCAATCAACAGAGGTACTATTGAATAGAAACGCTAGAGTTTTGACTGGTGGTCAAGCACTTTCCATTATTAGTAAACTGTTTGCAAAAGCTATTTTAGACTACATTGTTGGAAAGGAAAATGTTTCAATAGGTAAAGTGATGATTGAATGTTTGTGTTGCCCAATGTTCATCGTAGAAAACGCATCAACTAGAATGTTAAAAAGAATTATACAAGACGTTTTGAAAAAACGAGAATTTACTGCAGatcaaaagaaagaaatgttttCTCCTATGATATTGGAAATTGCAGAAAAAGAGGGGAAAGACATAGCTGCCGAAGTTCTTGAAATGggatataataaaacaaaagatcCCATGCTTGCACAACAGATAGCTCGTTTTTACATCCATGTTGCAAACTGGGGAAAGGCAGAACATTACGCCAAAGAGGCAGTGAAAAGCAAACCCGAAAACTCGTATCTTTGGGATACCTATGGACAGATATACAAAAAGAGACTGACAGaaagatataaaaattgtatagCAAATGATACACCCCCAACTGACTCTGAAATGAAGGACTTTATCGAACTAGCCATGAAAGGAATGGCCAATTTTACTAAAGAACAGACAGTAAGTGAAAACAGCAATTTTGGACGGGAAAATGATGCAGGTTATTTTGGAGAAGTACGTCTTATTGTGCAACTTCTTGATTTGCTGAATCTTTGGTTTCCAGACGAAGATAAAACGGAATTGCATGCATACCTAGTAAACCTGGATAACCCTGCCATTTTCCAGCATTTTTCAGAGGAAAGCCGAAgctttttgaaaaatctttatTCTCGATCAGAGAAGACGATGCAAGTTATAGAGGACAAACTTGCGCAGCTCAAAAATGAAAGAGAGGGAGAAATTTTTACTCAGAACGCAGGTTACAATCCGCGTCAAGAACTTGTACAGCTGAGAGAAAACTTAGATAACTATCTAGGGGAGCAAACTAGCGAAATACCTGATAATCTGTCACCTGAAGCAACAGCGTCCTTTATTAGAAGAAGAATCAAGCGCATAGGTGGTAGATCTTGTTCAAGTATATTAGACCTGAGATCGTCCCCAGACGGAGAAAATAGATTAGACGAAATGTCATCAAAACTGATGAAAAATATCGACTCCAGGTTTTCGAATGCTTATGATTATGTAACACTTATAACAGTCACGCTTGTTAaacaaatgacaaataaaacttTTCCAGAAGAAGACTTCAGAAATTTAGTTGAGTGGAGTAAGATTGGTTATGAAATGACTCTTCGTCTCAGAGAGGATGAACGACCACAACTAGAGGCGTTCATGTACTTTGTAATGATCCACTGGCCAACCGAAAGTAAAAGAAAGTTTAAGTTATGTCCTGTAGAGACTGTCGAAGAAGCTATCAAAAGATGGAAACAagcattttacaaaatacacaGTAAACAAAAGGATGAAGCTCATTCTTTTCGTCGGAGAGTGACAACATACTATTTTCTGGGTAAAGGAAACAACTCGAAAGAGATAGTCTATTATAAAGATCTTAAATGTAAACAGCCTAATTTAGACGGAGAAGCTATGTGGCGATCAAAGCCTGTAAAAGACAAACTGCAACAATTAAGAGGAACACTTCTTAGTGATGGATGGGAAATCATGTACCCATTTGTCAGTAAGGCAGGAAATACATCTAGTATCAAAGTTATGAATTCATACCCAAGCCCAAAAAGTTTGTGGCAAAAAAGCGTCGTATTTTATCTTGGATTTAGTTGGAGTGGACCAAAAGCATATATCCAAATAGACTTGACTCCATCCGAGGGTGAGGAGCAATCTTACAAACGGCCTGTGATGTTATGTAGTAACATACAGCTAGAAGGACCTGTATTGAAACAAGGAAATTCAGGAAAGCAGAAAAAGACAGATTGGCAAGATGTAGCTACCCACGAAGCGTATTTGCAATCTCTGAGGAAAATTAATGCCGaattgaaagaaattgaaagtttcaaaactaaaaaaaaatatacacaaaaacaG agAGAGCAAATCAATAAAGAGAAGCGGTTACTGGAGGAACGAAAAGACTTGGTGCTTAGACGCTGTGAATTTGTAGACCGCTCTAATGTTGAGAACTCTTAG